The segment CCTGGACGCCGCCACCCTGGCCGCCGCCCGCTCGCAGGCCACCGACAAAATCCGCATCAATGAGGTGGGCCTGGCCGCTCTGAAGGCCAATCTGGCCCCCTACGATGACGTCATCCTCGACACGACCAATACGACATTCCGCCTGAACGAGGCCACCGGCGTGATCGAGGCCGACGCCACGGTCAGCGTCAAGGCCATGGTCGCCAACATCTTCCTGCCGCCCTATGGCCAATTCTTCGACGACCAACTGCCGGTCAACGCCCATTCCGAGGTGCTTCGGGCCAGCGGAGGCCTGCTCGAGGTCGCTCTGGTGATCGACAACACCGGCTCCATGTACGGGGCCAAACTGACCAATACGAAGGCCGCCGCCATCGACCTGATCAACCGGCTGGAGGCCGCCGATGCTGAAGCGACGGAGGAGGACGCGATCAAGGTCTCGCTGGTGCCCTTCGCCATGACGGTGCGGGTCACAGAGGGCGGCACCAACACACCTCCCAGCTGGATGACGGATGCCACGGACCACACGGGCGGCGGCGTCTATTCGGACCCTGCCAACAAATACAGCCTGTTCGACGCCAATGCGACGGGCCGTTTCACCCTGTTCAGTCGCCTGAACACCACCTGGAGCGGCTGCGTGGAGACGCGCGGTGCGCCCTACGACATCCGCGAAACGTCTCCGGTCGCGGGGACCGCGGCCAGCTGGTTCGTGCCCTTCTTCGCCCCGGACGAGCCGGACAAGGGCGATTATCCCAAGGACTCGACCTGGAAAAATTATGACTACGAGGGCAACGATTATATGGATGACGGCATCGCGGGCATCACCAGCAGCAACCCGTTCGGCTCCGGGTCGGCGGCGACGGCGGCCCGGGCCAAGGCCTGGTGGGACCGGGTCCGCAATACCAGCCGCTATTCGAACACCCCGCGCAGTACGCTGAGCAACTACTTCGGTCCCAACGTCGGCTGCAGACACAAGCCGATCATCCGGCTGACGGACGACTTCAACGCCCTGCGCGCGGGGGTGAGAGACATGATCGCGTGGGGCAACACCAACGTCCCCCTGGGTGCGATGTGGGGCTGGCACACCCTGTCGCCCAACGCCCCCTTCGGCGACGGCCGCGCCTACGACACCCCGGGGCTGAAGAAGATCATCATCATCATGACCGACGGCGAAAACTATATGCCCGAGTATTCCAGCCCCAATGAAGGCAGCTACGGCGGCAACGGCTACATCTGGCAGAACCGGCTGGGCATCACCACGGGCAGCGAGTCGACGCGCCGGGCCAGGATGGACGACC is part of the Brevundimonas sp. AJA228-03 genome and harbors:
- a CDS encoding TadE/TadG family type IV pilus assembly protein, encoding MRIVKRTVSALKTFGARFAGDRRGNVAMIFALALPPMLLMTLGGVDIARVSSVRVNVQDALDAATLAAARSQATDKIRINEVGLAALKANLAPYDDVILDTTNTTFRLNEATGVIEADATVSVKAMVANIFLPPYGQFFDDQLPVNAHSEVLRASGGLLEVALVIDNTGSMYGAKLTNTKAAAIDLINRLEAADAEATEEDAIKVSLVPFAMTVRVTEGGTNTPPSWMTDATDHTGGGVYSDPANKYSLFDANATGRFTLFSRLNTTWSGCVETRGAPYDIRETSPVAGTAASWFVPFFAPDEPDKGDYPKDSTWKNYDYEGNDYMDDGIAGITSSNPFGSGSAATAARAKAWWDRVRNTSRYSNTPRSTLSNYFGPNVGCRHKPIIRLTDDFNALRAGVRDMIAWGNTNVPLGAMWGWHTLSPNAPFGDGRAYDTPGLKKIIIIMTDGENYMPEYSSPNEGSYGGNGYIWQNRLGITTGSESTRRARMDDRLDSATPGTEDLCGNMKNANIEVFTIAVQVDDTAQALLRRCATNSSHYFEVDSASGIGDAFDSIAGAIADLRISR